From Streptomyces sp. HUAS MG91, the proteins below share one genomic window:
- a CDS encoding amidohydrolase, translating into MRLDLLVRNARVRTLDPGRPTAHTLGVLHGRVVGLDDEVAGLPARRVLDAGGATVLPGFNDAHCHTAWFGLTLTQLDVSTARTVDEVYAAVASYAAKLAPDAWVIGAGLDHHRLGGAYPHRDALDRAAGGRPVWLKHTSGHACVVNTPVLEMAGALAAGFTDPDGGVVSRDADGRPDGLLEETAQRLVQRQVLPYPVETVADAVGAATRHYLTEGITSFTEAGIGGGWIGHTPVEIAAYQLARETGRLHTRAQLMAASDVLHPLTAHADDDITLGLDLGLRTGFGDDRLSLGPVKIFLDGSLLGRTAAVTEPFCGCPHNEERPTGYFQGDTDAMTDLVVAAHRSGWSVAAHAIGDRAVDLALDAFARAREERPRPGVRHRVEHAGVVRPDQLARFAALDVVPVPQHNFLHTFGDAMAAALGPERTAWSYRMKSFTDLGLPVPGSSDRPVAPGAPLPAIQSMVTRLTETGVPYGPDESIPVLAALHAWTEGSALATGFGGRKGRLVPGQLADLTVLDGDPVRTDPDRIGAIRVLATVVGGDPVHDPHGLTRTPARSGPPSPPATAAAPFQENA; encoded by the coding sequence ATGCGACTCGATCTGCTCGTCCGCAACGCCCGCGTCCGCACCCTCGATCCCGGCCGGCCCACCGCGCACACCCTCGGCGTGCTGCACGGCCGGGTCGTCGGGCTCGACGACGAGGTCGCGGGACTGCCCGCGCGGCGCGTCCTCGACGCCGGCGGCGCCACCGTGCTGCCCGGATTCAACGACGCGCACTGCCACACCGCCTGGTTCGGCCTGACCCTCACCCAGCTCGACGTCTCCACCGCCCGCACGGTCGACGAGGTGTACGCGGCCGTCGCCTCCTACGCCGCGAAGCTGGCCCCGGACGCCTGGGTGATCGGCGCCGGGCTCGACCACCACCGGCTCGGCGGCGCCTACCCGCACCGCGACGCCCTCGACCGCGCCGCGGGCGGCCGGCCCGTGTGGCTCAAGCACACCTCCGGCCACGCCTGCGTCGTCAACACCCCCGTACTGGAGATGGCCGGCGCGCTGGCGGCGGGCTTCACCGATCCGGACGGCGGGGTCGTCTCGCGCGACGCCGACGGTCGCCCCGACGGCCTCCTGGAGGAGACCGCCCAGCGCCTCGTGCAGCGGCAGGTACTGCCGTACCCCGTGGAGACCGTCGCCGACGCCGTCGGCGCGGCCACCCGGCACTACCTCACCGAAGGCATCACCAGTTTCACCGAGGCCGGGATCGGCGGCGGCTGGATCGGGCACACGCCCGTGGAGATCGCCGCCTACCAGCTCGCCCGGGAGACCGGCCGCCTGCACACCCGTGCCCAGCTCATGGCAGCCTCCGACGTGCTGCACCCGCTGACCGCGCACGCCGACGACGACATCACGCTCGGCCTCGACCTCGGTCTGCGCACCGGCTTCGGCGACGACCGGCTCTCGCTCGGACCGGTCAAGATCTTCCTCGACGGATCCCTGCTGGGCCGCACAGCCGCCGTCACCGAACCGTTCTGCGGGTGTCCGCACAACGAAGAGCGGCCCACCGGCTACTTCCAGGGCGACACCGACGCGATGACCGATCTGGTCGTCGCCGCCCACCGGTCCGGCTGGAGCGTCGCCGCGCACGCCATCGGCGACCGGGCCGTCGACCTGGCCCTCGACGCCTTCGCGCGGGCCCGGGAGGAACGGCCGCGCCCCGGCGTGCGGCACCGCGTCGAGCACGCGGGCGTGGTCCGCCCCGACCAGCTCGCCCGCTTCGCCGCCCTGGACGTGGTCCCCGTGCCGCAGCACAACTTCCTGCACACCTTCGGCGACGCCATGGCCGCCGCGCTCGGCCCCGAGCGGACCGCCTGGTCGTACCGGATGAAGTCGTTCACCGACCTCGGACTGCCCGTCCCCGGCAGCTCCGACCGGCCCGTGGCACCCGGCGCACCGCTCCCCGCGATCCAGTCGATGGTCACCCGGCTGACCGAGACCGGCGTGCCGTATGGTCCGGACGAGAGCATTCCGGTTCTTGCCGCGCTGCACGCCTGGACCGAGGGGTCCGCCCTCGCCACCGGCTTCGGCGGCCGCAAGGGACGTCTCGTCCCCGGACAACTCGCCGACCTCACCGTCCTGGACGGCGACCCCGTCCGGACCGACCCCGACCGCATCGGCGCGATCCGGGTCCTGGCCACCGTCGTGGGCGGCGATCCCGTCCACGATCCGCACGGCCTCACCCGCACCCCCGCACGCTCCGGTCCCCCGTCCCCTCCGGCCACCGCGGCCGCCCCTTTCCAGGAGAACGCGTGA
- a CDS encoding MFS transporter — MSTPSKPDLKDIRRLLTAAFSGTALEWYDYFLYGTAAALVFNKLFFPDLDPTVGTLASFVTFAVGFVARPIGAAVFGHIGDRYGRKVSLIITVVMMGATTGCIGLLPTYETIGIWAPALLSLLRFLQGISVGGEWSGAMLLTLEHTPKEKHGSYSSIPQLGSPVGTLLSSGAFALVGLLPDDAFYSWGWRLPFLVAFPLLGFALYLRMHIEESPVFRKMLDDAERNGPKPAPLVEAFRRTWGRMIVGVGAALLGVGGFFLMSTFVISYGTDELGIDKQTMLNSTVIGSVVEIIVLFLAGRLADRIGAWRVCALGAAATMIVAFPAFWLVDTEQTGLVYLGVSLGIGALSIPYAPIGAVVSGMFPEEFRYSAVAMSYNLAGVLSGFVPLMATSLTSAAHGASWGAALLLMAIAACTVAGSLAAGTVLRRHAAAPSTPSQNVEVPA; from the coding sequence GTGAGCACGCCCAGCAAGCCCGACCTGAAGGACATCAGAAGGCTGTTGACGGCCGCCTTCAGCGGCACCGCCCTGGAGTGGTACGACTACTTCCTCTACGGCACCGCCGCCGCGCTCGTCTTCAACAAGCTGTTCTTCCCCGACCTCGACCCGACGGTCGGCACCCTCGCCTCCTTCGTCACCTTCGCCGTCGGTTTCGTGGCCCGGCCCATCGGCGCCGCCGTCTTCGGGCACATCGGCGACCGCTACGGCCGCAAGGTCTCACTGATCATCACCGTCGTGATGATGGGCGCAACCACCGGCTGCATCGGCCTGCTGCCCACGTACGAGACCATCGGCATCTGGGCGCCCGCGCTGCTCTCCCTCCTCCGCTTCCTCCAGGGCATATCCGTCGGCGGCGAGTGGTCCGGCGCGATGCTGCTGACCCTGGAGCACACCCCGAAGGAGAAGCACGGCAGCTACTCCTCGATACCGCAGCTCGGCTCCCCGGTCGGCACCCTGCTCTCCTCCGGCGCCTTCGCCCTGGTCGGCCTGCTCCCCGACGACGCGTTCTACTCGTGGGGCTGGCGCCTGCCGTTCCTCGTCGCCTTCCCGCTGCTCGGCTTCGCGCTCTACCTGCGCATGCACATCGAGGAGTCCCCGGTCTTCCGCAAGATGCTGGACGACGCCGAGCGCAACGGCCCCAAGCCCGCGCCGCTCGTCGAGGCGTTCCGCCGCACCTGGGGCCGCATGATCGTCGGCGTCGGCGCCGCGCTCCTCGGCGTGGGCGGCTTCTTCCTGATGAGCACGTTCGTCATCTCCTACGGGACCGACGAACTCGGCATCGACAAGCAGACGATGCTGAACTCCACCGTCATCGGCTCCGTCGTCGAGATCATCGTGCTCTTCCTCGCCGGACGCCTCGCCGACCGGATCGGCGCCTGGCGGGTCTGCGCCCTCGGCGCCGCCGCCACCATGATCGTGGCGTTCCCCGCCTTCTGGCTGGTCGACACCGAGCAGACCGGTCTGGTCTACCTCGGCGTCTCGCTCGGCATCGGCGCCCTGTCGATCCCGTACGCCCCGATCGGCGCCGTCGTCTCCGGGATGTTCCCCGAGGAGTTCCGCTACAGCGCCGTCGCCATGTCCTACAACCTCGCGGGCGTCCTGTCCGGCTTCGTGCCGCTCATGGCGACCTCGCTCACCAGCGCCGCCCACGGCGCCTCGTGGGGCGCGGCCCTGCTGCTCATGGCGATCGCCGCCTGCACCGTCGCGGGCTCGCTCGCCGCAGGAACCGTCCTGCGCCGGCACGCCGCCGCCCCCTCCACCCCGTCCCAGAACGTCGAGGTCCCCGCATGA
- a CDS encoding thiamine pyrophosphate-dependent enzyme: protein MTQQHPARTGGQVLIDQLAAHGTDTAYGVPGESYLAALDALHDAPVRMVVCRHEGGAAYMAEAHGKLTGRPGICFTTRGPGATNALVALHTAHQDATPLILFIGLVPRGHTDRHSFQELDLRGTFGASAKLVETIDDAARIPEYVARAYAVAGSGRPGPVVLGLPEDMLTDVVRVADATPLPVPDGGVAPAELARTEALLSAAERPLVILGGSRWTPAARADVQAWAEAWSLPVAVDFRCQDLVDNEAETYVGHLGYGRDDLLAERVRTADLLIAVGAAPGDVTTDGFTLLPHDGTGPRLVQVLPEAQPPGVLHPAELTLLASPEAFGAAVRTLRPAGPVAWAVRTKQDRAAHVAFRTPAPEPDPLDLGAVFATLDARLPADTVVTFGAGNHAIWAQRFLTYREGGRQLAPRNGSMGYGIPAAVAASLADPDRQVVSIAGDGCFLMNGQELATAVTEGAAPLVLVLNNSQYGTIRQHQEQTYPGRVSGTALGNPDFAAYARAFGAHGETVTTTEEFGPALDRALDSGRAALIELKVTEGRLAPGVTVAALRKETADV, encoded by the coding sequence ATGACCCAGCAGCACCCTGCCCGCACCGGCGGACAGGTCCTGATCGACCAGCTCGCCGCCCACGGCACCGACACCGCGTACGGCGTGCCCGGCGAGAGCTACCTCGCCGCGCTCGACGCCCTGCACGACGCCCCCGTACGCATGGTGGTCTGCCGCCACGAGGGCGGCGCCGCCTACATGGCCGAGGCGCACGGCAAGCTCACCGGACGCCCCGGCATCTGCTTCACCACCCGGGGCCCCGGCGCCACCAACGCGCTCGTCGCCCTGCACACCGCCCACCAGGACGCCACCCCGCTGATCCTCTTCATCGGACTCGTCCCGCGCGGCCACACCGACCGCCACTCCTTCCAGGAACTCGACCTGCGCGGCACGTTCGGCGCCAGCGCCAAACTCGTCGAGACCATCGACGACGCCGCACGCATCCCCGAGTACGTCGCCCGTGCCTACGCCGTCGCGGGCAGCGGCCGCCCCGGGCCCGTGGTCCTCGGGCTGCCCGAGGACATGCTCACCGACGTCGTACGGGTCGCCGACGCCACCCCGCTGCCGGTCCCGGACGGCGGGGTCGCACCCGCCGAACTCGCCCGCACGGAAGCCCTGCTGAGCGCCGCCGAACGCCCGCTCGTGATCCTCGGCGGCAGCCGGTGGACGCCCGCCGCGCGCGCCGACGTCCAGGCGTGGGCCGAGGCCTGGTCGCTGCCCGTCGCCGTCGACTTCCGCTGCCAGGACCTCGTCGACAACGAGGCCGAGACCTACGTCGGACACCTCGGCTACGGCCGCGACGACCTGCTCGCCGAGCGGGTGCGCACCGCCGACCTGCTGATCGCCGTCGGCGCCGCGCCGGGCGACGTGACCACCGACGGCTTCACGCTCCTGCCGCACGACGGCACCGGCCCGCGCCTGGTGCAGGTGCTCCCCGAGGCCCAGCCCCCGGGCGTCCTGCACCCCGCCGAACTGACCCTGCTGGCGAGCCCCGAGGCGTTCGGCGCCGCCGTCCGCACCCTGCGGCCCGCCGGACCGGTCGCCTGGGCGGTGCGCACCAAGCAGGACCGGGCCGCGCACGTCGCCTTCCGGACCCCGGCGCCCGAGCCGGACCCCCTCGACCTCGGCGCGGTCTTCGCCACGCTCGACGCCCGGCTCCCCGCCGACACCGTCGTCACCTTCGGCGCGGGCAACCACGCCATCTGGGCCCAGCGTTTCCTCACGTACCGCGAGGGCGGCCGTCAACTCGCCCCGCGCAACGGCTCGATGGGATACGGCATCCCGGCGGCCGTCGCCGCCTCTCTCGCCGATCCGGACCGCCAGGTCGTCTCGATCGCGGGCGACGGCTGCTTCCTGATGAACGGTCAGGAACTCGCCACCGCCGTCACCGAGGGCGCCGCCCCGCTCGTCCTCGTCCTGAACAACTCCCAGTACGGCACCATCCGCCAGCACCAGGAGCAGACCTATCCCGGCCGGGTCAGCGGCACCGCGCTCGGCAACCCCGACTTCGCCGCCTACGCCCGCGCCTTCGGCGCCCACGGCGAAACCGTCACCACCACCGAGGAGTTCGGGCCCGCTCTCGACCGCGCGCTCGACTCCGGCCGGGCCGCCCTCATCGAACTCAAGGTGACCGAAGGGCGGCTCGCCCCCGGCGTCACCGTCGCCGCCCTGCGCAAGGAGACCGCCGATGTCTGA